A single window of Gossypium hirsutum isolate 1008001.06 chromosome A10, Gossypium_hirsutum_v2.1, whole genome shotgun sequence DNA harbors:
- the LOC107925094 gene encoding uncharacterized protein yields MAMTENPKLDFVSSYDGGGSEERISTQKNSGSDHINGDNKPDSFVIDIESFSHGGSNIKETIPNSRITRSLSRKGSQRGDRDSFVSNSSSSSGGSPEKLMVVAEEFTDHLSNPQVHHQLISMTSGNSITAATESRSNLRRNSIKRSPLLDPKRILMFFATLSSMGTILLIYFTLTISRTNADENALD; encoded by the exons ATGGCCATGACGGAAAATCCAAAGTTG gatttcgTATCTTCCTACGATGGTGGTGGGTCGGAAGAAAGGATATCCACACAAAAGAATTCGGGTTCGGATCATATCAATGGAGATAATAAACCCGATAGTTTTGTTATTGATATTGAAAGTTTCTCTCATGGAGGATCCAATATTAAAGAAACCATCCCAAATTCAAGGATCACA AGAAGCCTTTCTCGCAAAGGGTCTCAGAGAGGTGATAGAGATTCTTTTGTTTCCAactcttcttcttcatcaggAG GGTCGCCGGAAAAGCTAATGGTGGTGGCGGAAGAGTTCACCGATCATTTAAGCAATCCACAAGTCCATCATCAGCTCATTAGTATGACATCTGGTAATAGTATCACAGCAGCAACTGAAAGTAGATCCAATTTAAGGAGAAATAGTATCAAGCGATCTCCTCTATTAGATCCCAAGAGGATTCTCATGTTCTTTGCCACCTT GTCGAGCATGGGTACAATTTTGCTGATATACTTCACATTGACAATTAGCCGAACAAATGCAGATGAGAATGCTTTAGATTAA
- the LOC107925117 gene encoding NDR1/HIN1-like protein 12, producing MQKKRKDSNFFNMHPSLQILPFHSPNLPRKNPSPIHRITMSSSDKLPIRDNRPQPQPVKHHHSARYYAQRVRESFTTRVTKVLCSIFLSLLLVALIVFFIVWLSLRPHRPRFHMIDFTVPGLAQKPGLDNAVITFNVTARNSNQHIGIYYDSMEGFVYYKDKQIGSTPLLHPFFQEPKTTTVVYGQFGIGAATLAVNSRRWKEFVNDRQHGIVYFRLGIMSVIRFKVSTWKSVHHKMHVNCDVAVGSDGLILPAWKNRKCSVYFS from the coding sequence atgcaaaagaaaagaaaagactcCAATTTCTTCAACATGCACCCTTCCCTACAAATACTTCCCTTTCATTCACCAAACCTTCCTCGGAAAAACCCTTCTCCGATTCATCGAATAACAATGTCCAGTTCCGACAAGTTGCCGATCCGAGACAACCGGCCGCAACCACAGCCCGTCAAACACCACCACTCTGCTCGCTACTACGCTCAGCGTGTTCGTGAAAGCTTCACCACTAGAGTCACCAAAGTACTATGCTCCATTTTCTTGTCATTGCTTTTAGTTGCTCTAATTGTTTTCTTCATTGTATGGCTTAGTTTACGCCCTCATCGTCCAAGGTTCCATATGATAGATTTCACGGTTCCTGGTTTGGCTCAAAAACCAGGGCTCGACAATGCTGTCATAACGTTCAATGTCACAGCCAGAAACTCCAACCAGCATATTGGAATCTATTACGACTCAATGGAGGGTTTCGTTTATTACAAAGATAAACAAATCGGGTCGACCCCATTGTTGCACCCTTTTTTCCAAGAGCCAAAGACAACTACGGTTGTGTACGGTCAGTTCGGTATTGGTGCAGCTACGCTTGCTGTGAACAGCAGGCGGTGGAAGGAGTTTGTGAATGATAGGCAACATGGGATTGTGTATTTTCGATTAGGTATAATGTCGGTGATTAGATTTAAGGTTTCGACATGGAAGAGTGTGCACCATAAAATGCATGTAAATTGTGATGTTGCCGTTGGTTCAGATGGGTTGATATTGCCGGCTTGGAAGAACAGGAAATGTTCTGTCTATTTCAGTTGA